Below is a window of Roseivirga misakiensis DNA.
GAATGAAGACAAAATCCGAAGCCTTCAAGAAGGATTAGACGCGATTGAGGCGAGAAGTCAAGGCTTAATGAACTTCACAGAGTCTTATAAAAAACTCACTAGAGTACCGCTGCCGAATATTAGAGAAGTTGATGCTAAAACCTTTTTGCGAAGAGTTGATTCCCTTTTCAGACCTACGCTAGCAGGTACTGGCATAAAATGGTCTTTTCAACTCAGCCATGATGATCTCGCCCTGCTCATCGACCCTGATTTAATGGAACAGGTACTTATTAACCTTCTCAAAAATGCCAAGGAGGTCGTAAGTCCAGACAATGGAGAAATAAACCTAAACTTGGTGTTTCAAAAAGACACGGATCAAACCCTCATTACCATTCAAGACAATGGTGGGGGAATTCCAGAAGATATTCAAGAGAAAGTCTTTGTGCCTTTTTATACTACAAAGTCAGATGGTTCAGGCATAGGGCTCAGTTTAGCGAGGCAAATCGTACAACTCCATAAAGGAGAACTAGACTTCATCTCTACTTCTGCTGGTACCACCTTTTCTATGAAGCTTTAAGTCACAATTCTAGCTTATTTCTACCTTTTGACTACTTTTGGTGAAAATTGAGTACCTGATGAAGAAAATTCCAAGAGTTGCTTTAGTGCTGATCATTGTGCTTTCAAATATTGGTTGCGATCAAATCACAAAAAAGATCACAAGAGATAGAATAGAATACAATGAAACGATAGAAGTAATCGGAAAAAACTTGATTTTAACCAAGGTGGAAAATACTGGTGCTTTTCTAGGTATGGGTTCTTCCCTTTCCCCTATTATGCGTACCATTTTACTGCTTGTCTTACCGACCGTAGTGATGTTAGGTCTCCTTTTTTACCTCTTGAGATATAAGGACATTACCCAAATTAGCGTGGTCGCGCTGTCCTTCATTGTAGGCGGTGGAATTGGAAATATTTACGATAGAATTGTCTACGGATCAGTAACGGACATGCTATATATAGACCTAGAGTTTGCCCATACTGGCATCTTTAACCTGGCCGATGTCTCCGTTATGGTCGGTACAGGGCTAATTTTAGTAGAACAGTTCTTACCCAAGAAGAAAGCTGAGACCGCAGGTGTAGAAGACCAATAGATTTTGGCCATCCCAATCCATAAGGGTGTTATCGCAATAAAGGCTCCATCAGAGTCTGCCTGGCGTAAATGGCTGATAGAAAACCACCAACAGACATCAGGCGTTTGGTTAATCATTTTTAAAAAGGATAGTAAGGTCGACAGTATTAATTATGACACTGCGGTAGATACTGCGCTTTGATTTGGCTGGATAGACAGCAAACCGAACAAAAGATCGGCAGATAGTTTCTATCAATATTTCTCAAAACGAAACCCAAAAAGCAATTGGAGCAAAGTCAACAAGGATAAAGTCAGTAGGCTGATTAACCAAAATAAAATGTATCCCCCGGGACTTAAAATGGTCGAATTAGCCAAAGAAACAGGCACTTGGGACGCTCTGAATGAAGTTGACAACTTGATAATTCCTGAGGATTTAAAAATCGCGTTTCGTGATCGGCCTAATTCCGAAGTAAACTTTCAAGCTTTTCCTCCATCTGTAAGAAGAGGTATTCTAGAATGGATTTTCAATGCAAAACGCCCTGAAACAAGGAAAAAAAGGATAATGGAAACCGCTGAACTGGCAAAAGACAATATTCGGGCAAATCAATTTCGGTAAAATGTCCCCGATTCTTGAGGATAGCGTCATAAAGTAAAAATCATGAAAACGCTATACTCAACCTTACTATTGACACTTTGACTAACAGGCTTTGCTCAGAACACTATTTCACTACAAGGAAAAGACTCTCCCAAAGCGACACTTAA
It encodes the following:
- a CDS encoding YdeI/OmpD-associated family protein codes for the protein MYPPGLKMVELAKETGTWDALNEVDNLIIPEDLKIAFRDRPNSEVNFQAFPPSVRRGILEWIFNAKRPETRKKRIMETAELAKDNIRANQFR
- a CDS encoding YdeI/OmpD-associated family protein codes for the protein MAIPIHKGVIAIKAPSESAWRKWLIENHQQTSGVWLIIFKKDSKVDSINYDTAVDTAL
- the lspA gene encoding signal peptidase II; protein product: MKKIPRVALVLIIVLSNIGCDQITKKITRDRIEYNETIEVIGKNLILTKVENTGAFLGMGSSLSPIMRTILLLVLPTVVMLGLLFYLLRYKDITQISVVALSFIVGGGIGNIYDRIVYGSVTDMLYIDLEFAHTGIFNLADVSVMVGTGLILVEQFLPKKKAETAGVEDQ